From Prionailurus viverrinus isolate Anna chromosome B2, UM_Priviv_1.0, whole genome shotgun sequence, the proteins below share one genomic window:
- the MYCT1 gene encoding myc target protein 1 has translation MRGCVKIIFLLLNHKDIESKCFFRTYWLFFLFFFLSLLFLVDIMANNTTSLGSPWPENFWEDVITSFSVSITIVLVIGGFIWALCVCLSRRRASAPISQWSSSRRSRSYNHGLNRTGFYRHSGCERRSNLSLASLTFQRQASLEQANSFPRKSSFRASTFHPFLQSPPLPVETDSQLVTLPSSSSVHTISTSHSLSRPDFHWSNHSLRVGFSTPPPPAYDSIIKAFPDS, from the exons ATGAGGGGTtgtgtgaaaattatttttctcttgctgaacCACAAAGACATAGAATCAAAGTGCTTCTTTCGAACAtactggcttttctttctttttttttttctgtctcttctattTCTTGTGGATATTATGGCTAATAACACAACAAGTTTAGGGAGTCCATGGCCAGAAAACTTTTGGG aggATGTTATCACGTCCTTCTCAGTGTCCATTACAATTGTGCTCGTAATTGGAGGGTTTATTTgggctctgtgtgtctgtttgtctCGAAGAAGAGCCAGTGCCCCCATCTCGCAGTGGAGTTCAAGCCGGCGGTCTAGGTCTTACAACCATGGCCTCAACAGAACTGGATTTTACCGCCACAGTGGCTGCGAACGGCGAAGCAACCTCAGCCTGGCCAGTCTCACTTTCCAGCGACAAGCTTCCCTGGAGCAGGCAAATTCCTTTCCAAGAAAATCAAGCTTCAGGGCTTCAACTTTCCATCCCTTCCTGCAAAGTCCACCACTTCCGGTGGAAACTGACAGTCAGCTGGTGACTCTTCCTTCCTCCAGCTCGGTTCACACCATCAGCACTTCGCACAGTCTGAGCCGCCCGGATTTCCACTGGTCCAACCACAGTCTTCGAGTGGGCTTTTCCACACCGCCCCCACCTGCCTATGACTCAATTATAAAAGCATTCCCAGATTCCTGA